The following are from one region of the Hymenobacter radiodurans genome:
- a CDS encoding succinylglutamate desuccinylase/aspartoacylase family protein gives MPHTYGPTDMLINGLVIRPGERVLTRLVISRLPSRTVIDVPVYVYRAQEPGPTVLLMAGMHGDEVNGIETIRRLVRRDLLQPLRGTIIAIPILNIYGFLNFSREVPDGKDVNRSFPGNPRGSLASRVAHRFMREIMPLIDYGIDFHTGGAARANMPQVRCLLGEDEQTDVLASAFAAPFTLHASLRPGSLREAAMQQGRRIIVYETGESLRLDEAGIELAIAGTFRVLHQLGMLAEAPAAAQPSIVCRRHTWLRAKFAGLFRSHVQNGQFLEKGEVYGSVADPYGEGTVRLETPTAGYVIGLNHMPVVNQGDALVHIAWPDNLPPNPASHWPHMLESPPKSKEEDDDQI, from the coding sequence TTGCCCCATACCTACGGCCCCACCGATATGTTAATCAACGGCTTGGTTATCAGGCCGGGCGAACGGGTGCTGACGCGGTTGGTAATTTCGCGCCTGCCTTCCCGTACCGTCATTGATGTGCCCGTGTACGTCTATCGGGCGCAGGAACCGGGGCCAACGGTGCTGCTAATGGCGGGGATGCACGGCGACGAGGTAAACGGCATTGAAACAATTCGTCGCCTGGTGCGCCGCGATTTGCTGCAGCCTTTGCGCGGCACTATCATCGCCATTCCTATCCTCAACATCTACGGCTTTCTCAATTTCTCGCGAGAGGTGCCCGACGGCAAGGATGTGAATCGGAGCTTTCCGGGCAATCCGCGCGGGTCCTTGGCCAGCAGAGTGGCCCACCGCTTTATGCGCGAAATCATGCCGCTTATCGACTACGGCATCGATTTTCATACGGGTGGCGCGGCGCGGGCCAACATGCCGCAAGTGCGCTGTCTGCTGGGCGAAGATGAACAAACTGATGTGCTGGCGTCGGCTTTTGCGGCTCCGTTTACTTTGCACGCGTCGTTGCGGCCCGGCTCCCTGCGCGAGGCGGCCATGCAGCAGGGCCGCCGTATTATCGTGTACGAAACCGGCGAATCGTTACGCCTCGATGAAGCCGGAATTGAGCTGGCTATAGCGGGCACATTCCGCGTTCTACATCAACTAGGAATGCTGGCTGAAGCTCCGGCAGCCGCCCAGCCGAGCATTGTGTGTCGGCGGCATACGTGGCTGCGGGCTAAGTTCGCGGGCTTGTTTCGGAGCCATGTGCAGAATGGGCAATTTCTGGAAAAAGGGGAGGTGTATGGTAGCGTAGCCGACCCATATGGCGAAGGCACCGTGCGGCTCGAAACGCCAACGGCGGGTTACGTTATTGGCCTGAACCATATGCCGGTTGTGAACCAAGGCGATGCGCTGGTACACATTGCCTGGCCGGATAATTTGCCCCCCAATCCTGCCTCGCATTGGCCGCACATGCTAGAATCGCCCCCCAAGTCGAAAGAAGAGGACGACGACCAGATATAG
- a CDS encoding ATP-dependent zinc protease family protein has translation MIKKRVPKRVVGRRELVDFPQFKLRGVEAKVDTGAYTGAIHCSNIHIETLPDGRELLCVQLLDPSHPNFNGRPLQFANFSLRDIKSSNGEVQERYVIQTVIQLFGEDISAEFSLSDRSDMRYPVLIGRALLRKAQLVVDVARLHLSYKSQAAAKHPRPQID, from the coding sequence ATGATAAAAAAGCGGGTTCCAAAGCGAGTAGTGGGGCGGCGGGAGTTGGTTGACTTTCCCCAGTTTAAGTTGCGTGGGGTAGAAGCGAAGGTGGATACGGGCGCCTACACGGGTGCCATTCACTGCTCCAATATTCACATCGAAACTCTGCCCGACGGGCGCGAACTGCTCTGCGTGCAGCTGCTCGACCCCTCGCATCCAAATTTTAATGGCCGGCCGTTGCAGTTCGCCAACTTCTCCCTGCGCGACATCAAAAGCTCGAACGGGGAAGTGCAGGAACGCTATGTTATTCAGACAGTTATTCAGTTATTTGGTGAAGATATTTCCGCCGAATTCTCCCTGTCTGACCGCTCCGATATGCGCTACCCTGTGCTCATCGGACGGGCCTTGTTGCGCAAAGCACAACTGGTAGTTGATGTGGCTCGCCTACATTTGTCGTATAAAAGTCAGGCTGCGGCCAAACATCCGCGGCCTCAGATTGATTAG
- a CDS encoding OmpH family outer membrane protein codes for MKTNSLLLAINAVLVVAVAVLFYLHFAQKPAAVPAVAKTAAVTATSDSASISPEDTTAAAPAAVTAAPEPVKIGYVESSKLLDGYKGMQVARRNFEAKAKGWEQQNKTMITNFQAAVQKYQAQAASLTPEQRAATEQQLQQQEQKVGQEQQKLQRQAAEEEAKMSQQVLTRVNKLIEQYGKENGYQFILIAQPGGSIAYSRKDLDVTAPVLKRLNTEYGKK; via the coding sequence ATGAAGACGAATTCGTTGCTTTTAGCCATCAATGCGGTCCTGGTTGTCGCCGTGGCAGTGTTATTTTACCTGCACTTTGCCCAAAAGCCGGCTGCGGTGCCTGCCGTCGCCAAAACTGCTGCCGTCACTGCTACCTCCGACAGCGCCAGCATCAGTCCTGAGGATACAACGGCTGCCGCGCCCGCCGCAGTAACAGCGGCACCTGAGCCCGTCAAAATCGGTTACGTAGAGTCAAGCAAACTGCTGGATGGCTACAAGGGCATGCAGGTTGCGCGTCGCAACTTTGAGGCAAAAGCCAAAGGTTGGGAGCAGCAAAACAAAACGATGATAACCAACTTCCAGGCAGCCGTGCAGAAATACCAAGCACAGGCTGCCAGCCTCACACCTGAGCAACGGGCCGCTACCGAGCAACAACTGCAGCAGCAGGAGCAGAAGGTGGGTCAGGAGCAGCAAAAACTCCAGCGTCAGGCCGCCGAGGAAGAGGCCAAAATGAGCCAGCAGGTGCTTACTCGCGTGAACAAGCTGATTGAGCAGTACGGCAAAGAGAATGGTTACCAGTTTATTCTCATTGCGCAGCCCGGTGGCTCTATTGCCTACAGCCGCAAAGACCTCGACGTAACAGCTCCGGTACTGAAGCGCCTAAACACTGAATACGGAAAGAAGTAG
- a CDS encoding NAD-dependent epimerase/dehydratase family protein, giving the protein MTPQKTALIAGASGLVGSQLLSLLLASERYAKVIVIGRRPLPQVHPKLEQRIFDLDDLDQHRLALIADDVYCCLGTTMRQAGSKEAFYKVDYLYVVKLAALTAGNFAAQFLVVSAMGADANSRIYYNRVKGEMEQAVRQTPFRVIHFFRPSLLLGNRTEKRLGEQIGAVLMKALRPLMVGPLRKYQPVEAVTVARAMLRAAEEDGGGIRVHLSDEIAQAR; this is encoded by the coding sequence ATGACACCTCAAAAAACTGCTCTCATTGCCGGCGCCAGTGGCTTGGTTGGCAGCCAACTCCTTTCGTTGCTGCTGGCCTCCGAGCGCTACGCCAAAGTCATTGTGATAGGTCGGCGGCCCCTGCCCCAGGTGCACCCTAAGCTGGAGCAGCGCATATTTGACCTGGATGATTTAGATCAGCACCGTCTGGCCCTGATTGCCGATGATGTGTACTGCTGCCTGGGCACCACCATGCGGCAGGCGGGCTCCAAAGAGGCTTTTTACAAGGTCGATTACTTGTACGTAGTAAAGCTGGCGGCCCTTACGGCTGGCAATTTTGCGGCGCAGTTCTTAGTGGTGTCAGCGATGGGCGCCGATGCAAATTCGCGTATCTACTACAATCGGGTGAAGGGCGAGATGGAGCAGGCCGTGCGGCAGACGCCCTTTCGGGTTATTCATTTTTTTCGGCCTTCTCTGCTGCTAGGCAATCGCACGGAAAAGCGTTTGGGCGAGCAGATTGGGGCCGTTTTGATGAAAGCTTTGCGGCCCTTGATGGTGGGGCCACTACGTAAGTATCAGCCTGTTGAGGCCGTCACAGTCGCACGCGCTATGCTGCGCGCCGCCGAGGAAGATGGCGGCGGAATACGCGTGCATCTGTCGGATGAAATTGCTCAGGCGCGCTAA
- the rimK gene encoding 30S ribosomal protein S6--L-glutamate ligase: MKLAILSREPRLYSTMRLVEAATQRGYEAVVVDHLHCNLVLEKGDPGIIYEGKKLTGFDAIIPRIGASVTFYGTAVVRQFEMMKVRTAIDSQAIVRSRDKLRSMQILSRAGVGMPKTAFTNYSDEVPEMIKQVGGAPVIIKLLEGTQGLGVVLAETEKAAQSVIEAFHNLKARIIVQEFIAESKGADLRAFVVNGEVVGAMKRQGKEGEFRSNLHRGGSGKLVKLSRAEKAAALLATKALGLGIAGVDMLQSKRGPLVLEVNSSPGLEGIEKATGLDIAGKIIEYTAALVHSKRKDSAKKTTRKAPQPDTQPDVVG; this comes from the coding sequence ATGAAACTGGCCATTCTCTCGCGCGAGCCGAGGCTGTACTCCACCATGCGCCTTGTCGAAGCTGCCACGCAGCGCGGCTACGAGGCGGTGGTCGTCGACCATCTGCATTGCAACCTGGTGCTGGAGAAAGGCGACCCAGGCATAATTTACGAAGGCAAGAAACTGACGGGTTTCGATGCCATTATCCCGCGCATTGGCGCCTCGGTGACATTCTACGGCACGGCCGTAGTGCGGCAATTTGAGATGATGAAAGTGCGCACGGCCATCGATAGTCAAGCTATTGTGCGCTCACGGGATAAGCTGCGCTCTATGCAGATTCTGTCGCGGGCCGGAGTCGGAATGCCCAAAACCGCTTTCACCAACTACTCCGATGAGGTGCCCGAAATGATCAAGCAGGTTGGTGGCGCCCCGGTGATTATTAAGCTTCTAGAAGGTACGCAAGGCCTGGGAGTGGTGCTGGCTGAGACTGAAAAAGCCGCCCAATCGGTAATTGAGGCCTTTCACAACCTTAAGGCCCGCATCATTGTGCAGGAGTTTATTGCCGAAAGCAAGGGCGCCGACCTGCGGGCATTTGTGGTGAATGGCGAGGTGGTGGGTGCCATGAAGCGCCAAGGCAAGGAAGGCGAGTTTCGCTCGAATCTGCACCGGGGCGGATCGGGTAAGCTAGTGAAGCTGAGCCGGGCCGAAAAAGCTGCTGCATTGCTGGCTACCAAAGCGCTGGGCTTGGGCATTGCCGGCGTCGATATGTTGCAGAGCAAGCGTGGACCGCTGGTATTGGAAGTGAATTCATCGCCGGGTCTGGAAGGAATTGAGAAGGCTACCGGCCTGGATATTGCCGGCAAAATCATAGAGTACACGGCGGCGCTGGTACACAGCAAGCGCAAGGATTCCGCTAAAAAAACGACCAGAAAAGCCCCCCAGCCGGATACCCAGCCCGATGTAGTAGGGTAA
- a CDS encoding CvfB family protein — protein MLALGDYNELEVARAVDFGLYLTSDDGDLLLPIKYVPEGTQIGDRLRVFVYRDSEDRLIATTLEPLARVGEFAALTVKDVSSNGAFLEWGLEKDLFLPYRNQRQALRVGQRATVYVYLDENSDRIVASSKWEKYLPHAEFPGQVGDQVELFVAQDTDLGYTVIVNGAYLGLLYHNEIFRPLRLGDRPTGYVRQIRPDGKLDISLQKVGYDEALDATETILTALRASGGTLPLSDKSEPDDIYRRLGMSKKVFKKALGTLYKRGLVQLAPDETRLLGQE, from the coding sequence ATGCTTGCCCTCGGCGACTATAACGAACTAGAAGTAGCCCGCGCCGTGGATTTCGGCCTCTATCTTACTTCTGATGATGGCGACTTGCTGTTGCCCATTAAGTACGTGCCCGAAGGCACTCAGATTGGTGACCGGTTGCGGGTATTTGTGTACCGCGACTCCGAAGACCGCCTTATTGCTACCACGTTAGAGCCGCTGGCGCGGGTAGGTGAGTTTGCGGCGCTCACTGTCAAGGATGTATCATCCAATGGTGCTTTTCTTGAGTGGGGCCTCGAAAAAGACCTTTTTCTCCCCTATCGTAATCAGCGCCAGGCCTTGCGCGTGGGGCAGCGCGCCACCGTCTATGTTTACCTCGACGAAAACTCCGACCGTATCGTGGCTTCGTCTAAGTGGGAGAAGTACTTGCCGCATGCGGAATTTCCGGGCCAAGTTGGCGACCAAGTAGAGCTTTTCGTTGCGCAGGACACTGACTTAGGCTACACCGTCATCGTGAATGGCGCTTACCTCGGCCTGTTATATCACAACGAGATCTTTCGCCCCCTACGCTTAGGAGATAGGCCAACCGGTTACGTGCGTCAGATCAGGCCCGACGGCAAGCTGGATATAAGTCTGCAAAAAGTGGGCTACGACGAGGCGTTGGACGCCACCGAAACCATTCTCACGGCCCTACGCGCCAGCGGCGGTACCCTACCCCTGTCCGACAAAAGCGAGCCAGACGATATTTACCGCCGCCTCGGCATGAGCAAGAAGGTATTCAAAAAAGCACTCGGCACCCTCTACAAGCGCGGCTTGGTGCAACTAGCACCCGATGAAACCCGACTACTAGGGCAGGAATAA
- a CDS encoding alpha/beta fold hydrolase, which produces MKTLLHYRTYGTGPRVVLAFHGYGQSEGHWRSIAAVLGDRATIYSFDLFYHGNSRLAKADAPLTKKRLGELLAHFLIDHKIEKFSLLAFSMGAKFALTAVEHFPGRVEKIWLIAPDGLQRQFWYSLATYPPWMRGVLGRAVLRPQRLLRFLNVLGERRVVDTNLIRFAEWQLESREKRLRVYRSWVGFRLLVFSLKDLAHILNEHQVQVTFFLGKYDRVIPHAGLQRFIGSLQQARTVLLDTGHAGLIYDVAAYLRRHPEVITPTS; this is translated from the coding sequence ATGGCACTGGCCCGCGGGTGGTGCTGGCTTTCCACGGCTACGGGCAGAGCGAAGGCCACTGGCGTAGCATAGCCGCCGTGCTGGGCGATAGGGCCACTATTTATTCGTTTGATCTGTTTTATCACGGCAATAGTCGGCTGGCTAAAGCAGATGCGCCACTAACCAAAAAGCGCCTCGGTGAGCTGCTTGCGCACTTTCTGATCGATCATAAGATTGAGAAGTTCAGCCTACTTGCCTTTAGCATGGGGGCCAAATTTGCGCTTACGGCCGTCGAGCACTTTCCGGGTAGAGTAGAGAAAATCTGGCTTATTGCCCCCGACGGCCTCCAACGTCAGTTCTGGTATTCGCTGGCTACCTATCCGCCATGGATGCGCGGGGTGCTGGGCCGGGCTGTGCTGCGTCCGCAGCGCCTGCTGCGCTTTCTGAATGTGTTGGGGGAGCGCCGCGTTGTGGACACCAACCTGATACGCTTTGCTGAATGGCAGCTTGAGAGCCGCGAAAAACGCCTGCGCGTGTACCGAAGCTGGGTCGGCTTTCGGCTGCTGGTGTTCAGCCTAAAAGACCTAGCTCATATCCTGAACGAGCATCAGGTGCAAGTCACCTTTTTTCTGGGAAAATACGACCGGGTGATTCCGCATGCTGGTTTGCAACGCTTTATTGGCTCGTTGCAGCAGGCACGCACTGTCCTCCTCGATACGGGCCACGCGGGACTCATTTACGACGTGGCCGCGTATCTGCGTCGCCATCCGGAAGTCATTACGCCGACGTCTTAG
- a CDS encoding O-acetyl-ADP-ribose deacetylase, which translates to MPNQSLNSSWRAQAQSFGRILLYQGDITILDTDAIVNAANSSLLGGGGVDGAIHRAGGPQILEECRRLRAGHYGKGLRTGEAVITTGGRLSAKHIIHTVGPVWNGGHKQEPELLANCYRNSLRVAAENGLHSIAFPGISTGIYGYPKPEATTIAVREVLAFLEAHAQPAEVVFVVFDAENKRLYERELTAKTSA; encoded by the coding sequence ATGCCGAATCAATCTCTTAACAGCTCATGGCGCGCCCAAGCCCAATCATTTGGCCGCATTTTATTATACCAAGGTGACATTACTATCCTCGACACTGATGCTATCGTAAATGCCGCCAACTCCTCCCTGCTCGGCGGCGGTGGCGTAGATGGCGCTATTCATCGCGCTGGCGGCCCTCAAATTCTGGAAGAATGCCGCCGCTTGCGAGCTGGTCACTACGGCAAAGGATTGCGCACAGGAGAGGCAGTGATTACCACGGGTGGCCGCCTGTCTGCTAAGCACATCATTCATACTGTTGGGCCAGTTTGGAACGGTGGGCACAAGCAAGAGCCCGAGTTACTAGCCAACTGCTACCGCAATAGTCTGCGTGTTGCCGCCGAGAATGGACTACATAGTATCGCTTTCCCGGGCATTAGCACCGGCATTTATGGGTATCCAAAGCCCGAAGCTACTACCATTGCCGTGCGCGAGGTGCTGGCCTTTTTGGAAGCTCATGCGCAGCCAGCAGAAGTCGTATTTGTGGTGTTCGACGCGGAGAACAAGCGACTTTATGAGCGCGAACTAACGGCTAAGACGTCGGCGTAA